CCCCGCGTTCTACGCGAACAGTTCCGACGAGTCCGTCAGGCGCGACCACTACTTCGCGGTCGCGGCGGCCGACTACCAGCGCGAGGTGGTCGCGTACCGCGGACTGCGGTACTCACAGGAGAGCTTCGACGCCGTGGCGTCCCAGCCGGACGTCGGCGCGATCAGGGACAACGGCGAACTGACGGTCTACTACGTCGACACCCCGACGAACGCGTCCGCGGCCGCGGACGACGGGTGAACGGGAGTTCACCTCGATCGGTCGGCCAGCTCCTCGGACTCGATGCGGTTCCAGAGCCGCTTCCCCTTCTCCGTGATGCCGTAGATCCGCCCCTTTCGCTTCTCCTTCGACACGAGCAGTTCGACGAGCGAGCGCTCGCGGAGCGACCGGAGCGCCCGCGAGACGTGCGTGATCGGGAGTCCGGTGCGGGACGCGATCGACGAGGGGATAGACGGGGCGTCGGCGAGCTGTTCGAGCACCGCCGTTCGGTACTTGGAACTGATGATGAACCCGATCTGGTCCCAGTCGTCTGTGGCGTCTTCGTTCCGCTCGTTCTCCATCAGCCCCCCTACCGCCCGTACGGGTATAAGCCGTGGAGATCGTTTATGCGAGTTGGCGACCGCACGCGCCGACGCGGCCGCCGCGGTCTCGCGGCCCTCGATCCGTCGCGGTCTGGCGGTAACGTCGACTTACCGGGCCGCCGCACGGTCGGGCGCTCCGCCCGGCGGGCGGGATATGCTCCGCATAACCATATGCCGACTCGACGGAGGGAGAGGAAATGAGCGATCGAGACGCCGAGCGGTCGGTCTCACGCGTGTCGGAACCGTCCGCGTCGCGCGGCAGCCGGTTGTGGCGTCGCGTCCGAACCGTCTCGGCTCGCACCGACTCGGCCCGCACCGACTCGGCTCGCACCGGAACATCCGGACCGCCCGCCCCCGTCGACGCGCCCCTCGGGACCGGTCACGTCGGTTCCAGACAGCGATGAGCTCGGCGGCCGAGGAGCTGCTGGCGAGCCGCGACCTCCTCGCCGTCGGTGGGATCGTCGCGGTCGCGGTCGTGGCCACCGCGGTCGGGACGGCGAGCGCGGTCAGACTCCCGTTCGCCGCCCTCCTCCTGTTGGTTCTCCCCGGGTACGTGACGGCGGCGTTCGCGTACGCCGAGCGCGAGCGGGAGCCGTGGACGTTCCCCGCCCTGGTCGAGCGGTTCGCGCTCTCGCTCGGCGGCAGCCTGGCGGTGCTCCCGCTGTTGGCCCTCCTCGTGTCCGTCGCCGCGGGGGCGCTGACCCGGTGGGGACTCGTCGCGGCCGCGTCCGCGTACGTCCTCGCCGGCGCCGCGGCGACGGTCGCGCGTCGCGCCCGCCGCCCCGCGAGCGGGGGCCGAACCCTGTCGGTCGGCTCGCGGGGCGATACGTCGGCGCCGGACGGCTGGCTCTCCGGCGACGTGACCCCCGTCACCGTCGTCCTCGCGGCCAGCATGCTCCTCGCGGTCGCCGCGCTCGGCGCCGCGGTGGCCGTCCCCGCGGACGGAGAGGCGACGACGGACCTCCACCTGCTGACCGAACAGGACGGCGAACTCGTCGCGAACGAGTACCCGGACGCGCTGACTGAGGGCGAGTCGGCGGCCGTCACCGTCGGGGTGACCAACGAGGAGCACCGGTCGGTCGAGTACACGGCCGTCACGGAGGTCCAGCGGGTCGAGGTCGACGGCCGGTCGATCGTCGTCGCGGACAAGCGCCGGGTCGACCGGCACGAGTTCGAGCTTGCGCACGGCGAGAGCTGGCGCGAGCAACAGGAGTTTCGGGCGACGCTCACCGGCGAGACCGTCCGGTTTGTCACCTACCTCTACCGGGGCGACCCGCCCGAGAACCCGACCGCGGCGTCCGCGTACAGGACGGCCTACGTCTGGGTCGACGTCAGTCCCGCCGGGGGCGGCGAGTGAGATGTGGCCGTGGGGCCACCTCGCGGTCGGGTACGTCGCGCTGTCGGCCGTCGTCCGGATCGGGTTCGGAGACCGACCGAGCGACCGGGCCGCGCTCGTCCTCGCGGTCGCCACGCAGCTACCGGACCTCGTCGACAAGCCGCTCGCCTGGCAGTTCGGCCTGCTGAGCAACGGGATCGGCGCCGCGCACTCCCTGCTCGTCGGCGTTCCCGCGGCGCTCGCGGTCGCCGCCGTCCTCCGGGCCAGGGGGTACCCGGAACTGGGCGTCGCCGCCGCGGTCGGGTACGTCAGCCACGTGCTCGGGGACCTCCTCTTCGCCGCCCTGTTCAGCCGGCCGCCGATCCTCCCGTCGTTCCTCTGGCCGGTCTACTCGACGCCCGCCGCGCCCGCGCCGGGGCTCGGCGCGAAGACCTGGCAGCTGTTGTTGGACAGCAGGGCCCTCCTCGGCGGGGGGATGGGACGGACGTACTTCCTGCTCGAAGCCCTCCTGCTCTGCGGGACCGCGGCACTGTGGTTCCTCGACGGAACGCCCGGGTGGAAGCCGGTTCGGAACCTCGGGCGCGCGGACTGACGGGGGTGCCATCGCCGCGCCTCCGTCGTCGTCACCGCGCCTCAGTCCTCGTCGTCGCGCTCAGTCGCCGTCACCACGCTCGGTCTCGACGGCGTGGAACGCCGCGAGGGCGACCAGCAGGACCCAGCCGACGCCGATCACGACCAGTCCCGTCCGGTCTAACGGTCCGCCGCCGCCGACCGCGACCAGCCCGTACGCCAGCGCACCGGCCAGCGTGATAAGGAGGTAGTACCGGCCCCAGGGGCGACCGCCGTCGCCCTCGGGGGCGTCCGCGTCGAGGTACCGGTTGAGATCGGAGCCCCGGTCGGTGAGCCGGATCTCGCCCGTGTCGCCGTCGTACTCGACGATACCGGCCTCTTCGAGCTTCGGAATGTGCGTCTGGTACAGGGAGACGTACAGCCGCTTCTGCTGTTTGTTGGTCAGCGCCTCCGGCTCCGTCTCGTTCTCCCACGCCGCGACCTCGGCCGCCAGCGCTTGGAGGCGGATGGTCTCGCCCGTCCTGTTCAGATACTGGAGAATGTAGCGCCGTCGCGGGTTGCTGAGGAGGCTGAACAGGGCGTCCTGGCTCAGTCCGTTTTCCCGGGTTTCTGTCATTTGTGGGTCGGGGCGGACGCTTATCGGTCTCCGTCCGTCGCCGCCACCGACCGGTCGATGAATCGTTCGACGGGATCGAGCGTCGTCGGCAGCAGTTCCGTCGGCGCTACCCACGCGTGATCGAGGACACGCTCCGCCGGGTCGGGTTCGGGTCTCGCCCCGAGGGTCGCGTCGAACACCGAGTAGACGGTCGTCGTCGGCCGGCTCGTGTGGCGGTAGACGCAGCGGCCGAGCCGCTCGCCCACGGTCGCGGGCGCCCGGATCTCCTCGTCGATCTCGCGGCGGAGACACTCCGAGAGCGACTCGCCGGACTCGACGCCGCCTCCCGGGAGGGTCCAGAACGTCGAGCCGTCGCCGTGACGCTCCTTGACGAGCAGCACGCGGTCGCGGTCAGTAACGAGCGCCTTGGCGCCGACCCTGAGCTCCCGCCGCTCGAACGCACCCTCCGGCGCGCTCGGTGGGACCCACGGAGCCTCTCGCTCGTCGCGTACCCGCCGGACGGAGCCGTCGGAAGGGTGGTCTCGCATACCTCCCACCGACAGGACCCGTGTTGATTATTATACGGCTCATACCGCTAGACAGGAACGGCTTTCTCGCGGGTTTCCGCCGTTGCGCCCGTGTCCGCCGCGGGAGACCGTCGCCGGTCAGGTCTCGGCGCCGACGGCGGGGTCGGGGGCGTCGTCCGCGCCGGCGTCGCCGTCCGCACCGGTGCCGACCCCCGCGCCGGCACCGTCGTCCCCGTCGACGCGGTCGTTGAGGGCGCGCGCGTACAGCCCGAGGAGTTCGTCGACGACGTCGGGCCACGCGTACGACTCCTCGATCCGCCGGCGGCTGACCCGGCCCATCTGTTCGGTCCGGTCCGGGTCCGAGAGCAGTTCCCCGAGGGTGTCTGTCAGCCCGCGGACGTCTCCGGGGGCGACGAGCGCGCCGTTCGCCTCGTCGACGATGGAGGGGATCCCCCCGACGTCGGTCGAGACGACCGCGTTCCCCCCGGCCATCGCCTCCAAGACGGCGATGGGAAGCCCCTCCGCCCTCGTCGGCAGGACGTAGACGCTCCCCTCACCGAGGAGCTCCCGCTTCCGCTCCTCGGAGACGAACCCGACGTAGTCGACGTCGTCGTGCGCGTCCGCGAGCGCCTCGGCGTGACCCGAGAGCGGCCCGCTGCCGGCGATCGTCGCCCGGAACCGGACGCCGGCCTCCTGCAGTTCGTCGATCGCCTCCGTCACCTCGACGATTCCCTTGCGCTCGATGTGGTTGGAGACGAAGACGAGGTGCGGCGGGTTCGCGGCGGGGTCCGGATCGTACTCGTCCGGGTCAACCGCGTTGGGGACGACGACGATGCGCTCCGGCGGGACCCGGGCCGAGAGCACGTCGCGCCAGTGGTCCGAGAGGGCGACGACCGCGGTACAGGCGTCGAACACCGCCCGTTGGAAGCGGGCGGCCGGCGCCGACGCCTCCTCGATGAACGCGTCGAACGAGGAGCCGTGGACGTGGAGTATCACCGGGCGGTTCCACAGCAGCCCCGCGACGAGCACGTACGGCGCCGAGATGTAGAAGGAAAACGAGTGCGAGGTGTGGACGTGGACGACGTCGGGGCGCCGGCGGGCGAGGAACCCGAGCCACGTCAGCAACACGACCGCCGCGGTCCGGAGGTACTGGACCGGTCGCTCGGGAGTCCGCACGGCGGTGTCGACGACCTCCAGCGACACCCTGTCCTCGAGGTACCGCCGCTGCTCAGCGATGTACCGGCCGATCCCGCCCGTTCCCTCCGTGCGGTATCCCGCCGGGCCGACGACGAGCACCTCGGTCGACGACGGCACGCTCGCCGTCGACTCGGACGCCGCCTCCTCGCCGCCCGTCTCGACGGCGCTCATCGCTCCCTCCCTCCGAATACCGGCCGACCGGGCCGGGGGTCGTCGTTCATACCGGCACCTCCGCCGGAGCGAGTTTTGTTATCCGTCGGCTACCGCCGCGAGGCGAGTCGCTACCGCGCGGTCGGCGTCACAGGGTCACGAGGTAGCTCGGGTCCGCGTTCAGCCGCGGCACGAGCGACGACTTCAGGTCGCCTAGCGTGAAGCAGATCACGCTGAGTCCGTTCAGGTCGTACCGGTGGACGACGCCGTCGCGCTCCAGGTCTCTCGTCAGCTTCGGCTTGTTCCACGAGTAGAACGGCGACGTCCGGACCCCGCAGGTCTGCTCGACCGGTTCGCACTCGCCCCCTTCGGCGCAGATCACCCCCTCGAAAGTCTCCTCGGTGACGTACTCGAGGCCCGCCCGGCTCTCGAAGTAGTGGAGGTGCGAGCAGGTGATCCACGGCGTCCCGACGTCGATGATCAGCGTGTCCTCCTCGACGAGCCGGGCGAAACAGCCGTCCTCGTGGTAGCTGTCCGAGTGGACGCAGCCGTCGAACCGATACGGGCCGTCGACCAGGATCGACTTCATCGCGTCGTCGGTCCGGTAGTCGGCGTCCCGGAGGAACAGCGTCCCGAACGTGCCGTGTTTCGGCCGCGAGTGCGCCTTGTGATACACGCCCGACGTCGCGAAGTAGTCCGTGAACCCCGGCGCGAGCACGCTCCGGAAGCGGTCGGTGAGCTTCGACCGGAGCAGCGCGTAGGGGTCGCCACCGAACGCCCGTTTCACGTCGCTCAGCCCGACGTGGACGAAGGCCTTCGAGCGGCCGGCGGCGTGGCGGTCGAGCACCTCGTCCAGCCGGGAGACCGGCGCCTCGCCGGCGCTCCGCCGCCGGTTCAGTCGCTTGAGCGCCTGGTGTTTGACGAGGTTTGCCGCTCGGCTGGCCGTCGTCAGCGGTCCCGGCGTCATCGGTCGGCCCCCGGTTCGGTCCCCGTGAAACGCCGAGTTCTCGGGCGGCCCTCACCGTCGGTCCGTACCCCGTTCGCCCGGTCCGACCGCCTCATTCTCGTCCCGGAGTCGCCCGTCGAATGTCGGAACGCGCTTCCGCTCGCTCGGATAGCTCGGCCATACTCGCCCGTCGGGGATCGGCGGTGTAGTTACGACCGGCCTACGCGCCGGTAGGCGGCGATTACCGCCGGGAGGCCGCCAGCCGAGCGCGCAGTCTCACCTGAACTTGCTGGCGATGAGCGCGGACCCGCGAGAGAACAGGCGTCCCGCGGCCGCCACCGAGAACGACACGGGACCGTCCCTGAACCTCGACGCGAGGGTCCCGGCCCGTCGCTGGGCCCGCTTCACACGACCGGGGTGAAGCACCTCCATGGTCTCGTAACAGAGGACCGGCCTGTCGGTCAGTCGCGTTATCTCCGCCGCCTGCCGCGGATCGCTCTCGACGAACAGCGACGCGTCGGTCGCGTCGTACGCCTCGGCCTTGTGTCGCGCGTGGCTCCCCCGCGCCTGTCGGACCTCCTTGCTCGGCAGGTCCATCATGACGAGGTCGTCGTACCGGAACCCGTGGGCGTCCAGCCACTCCTCGGTCTCCGGTCGGTACTTCTCGAGCCTGCTCGTGACGAGGTGCCCGATCCGCTGGTCCGGAACGACGGCCGGTTCCACCTCCGACAGGAACTGACGGTACCGCTCGCCGTCGTCGTTCTCCGCCGGGGTCGGGTCGCGACAGAGGACCCCGTCGATGTCGACGCAGGAGTCGTTCAACACCGGATGGTGGATCACGTTCCACTGGAACACCCGCGGCATCGGGACGACTTCTCCCCAGTGGTCGACGTGCTCGCGGCCCCGCGGCGAGACGTACACGGCGCCGTACGATATCTCGAACGGGAAGTCCCGGCCTTCGAGCCTGCGTCGCGTCTCCGTCATCTGGCTTCCCGTCCGCACCGAGTCGTCCACGACGAACACGGAGTCGAAGTCGTGAAACGAACGGTCATCGGCGTGCCGCTCGCCGCTGTCGAACAGTCGGTTCTCGCAGAGCCCGTCGACGTCCGTCATCGGAACGTTGAGCTGGAGACAGAGGAGGTTCGCGGCCAGCAGCCCGCTTCTCGGGATCCCGACGACCAGGTCGACGTCCCGTAGGTCCTCCCGAGCGAACCGACCTGCGTCGGCGCTGAGATCCGCGACGCGCTTGTAGTTCATTTCGATCACAGATAGCGAACGGCCACAAAGTTATACGACCCCTACACGCGACGCGGAGACGGTCGCCGTTCGACGCGCGAGCACGCCGTCTACGGACCAGCGCCGGCCGGGTCGACACCGGCCTCTCCGCCCTTCCCCGGTTTTTCGCTGCTGCGCTCCGGTACGGGTCGCGGGGCGGGACGCCGTTCGAACCGGACCGACGCCTCGGGGCGTCTGAGCCGCGGGAGCCCGAAGCCGTCGGCCGAGGAGCGCGATATGTGATTCATAACAAAGCCCGCGATGACCGTTTACGGGAGTATGCCGGACCTCAGTGTCATTATCCCTACCCTGAAACCCCCCGCCC
The sequence above is a segment of the Halorubrum sp. 2020YC2 genome. Coding sequences within it:
- a CDS encoding winged helix-turn-helix domain-containing protein codes for the protein MENERNEDATDDWDQIGFIISSKYRTAVLEQLADAPSIPSSIASRTGLPITHVSRALRSLRERSLVELLVSKEKRKGRIYGITEKGKRLWNRIESEELADRSR
- a CDS encoding DUF1616 domain-containing protein: MSSAAEELLASRDLLAVGGIVAVAVVATAVGTASAVRLPFAALLLLVLPGYVTAAFAYAEREREPWTFPALVERFALSLGGSLAVLPLLALLVSVAAGALTRWGLVAAASAYVLAGAAATVARRARRPASGGRTLSVGSRGDTSAPDGWLSGDVTPVTVVLAASMLLAVAALGAAVAVPADGEATTDLHLLTEQDGELVANEYPDALTEGESAAVTVGVTNEEHRSVEYTAVTEVQRVEVDGRSIVVADKRRVDRHEFELAHGESWREQQEFRATLTGETVRFVTYLYRGDPPENPTAASAYRTAYVWVDVSPAGGGE
- a CDS encoding metal-dependent hydrolase translates to MWPWGHLAVGYVALSAVVRIGFGDRPSDRAALVLAVATQLPDLVDKPLAWQFGLLSNGIGAAHSLLVGVPAALAVAAVLRARGYPELGVAAAVGYVSHVLGDLLFAALFSRPPILPSFLWPVYSTPAAPAPGLGAKTWQLLLDSRALLGGGMGRTYFLLEALLLCGTAALWFLDGTPGWKPVRNLGRAD
- a CDS encoding NUDIX hydrolase, translating into MRDHPSDGSVRRVRDEREAPWVPPSAPEGAFERRELRVGAKALVTDRDRVLLVKERHGDGSTFWTLPGGGVESGESLSECLRREIDEEIRAPATVGERLGRCVYRHTSRPTTTVYSVFDATLGARPEPDPAERVLDHAWVAPTELLPTTLDPVERFIDRSVAATDGDR
- a CDS encoding glycosyltransferase family 4 protein, which codes for MSAVETGGEEAASESTASVPSSTEVLVVGPAGYRTEGTGGIGRYIAEQRRYLEDRVSLEVVDTAVRTPERPVQYLRTAAVVLLTWLGFLARRRPDVVHVHTSHSFSFYISAPYVLVAGLLWNRPVILHVHGSSFDAFIEEASAPAARFQRAVFDACTAVVALSDHWRDVLSARVPPERIVVVPNAVDPDEYDPDPAANPPHLVFVSNHIERKGIVEVTEAIDELQEAGVRFRATIAGSGPLSGHAEALADAHDDVDYVGFVSEERKRELLGEGSVYVLPTRAEGLPIAVLEAMAGGNAVVSTDVGGIPSIVDEANGALVAPGDVRGLTDTLGELLSDPDRTEQMGRVSRRRIEESYAWPDVVDELLGLYARALNDRVDGDDGAGAGVGTGADGDAGADDAPDPAVGAET
- a CDS encoding AAC(3) family N-acetyltransferase, producing MTPGPLTTASRAANLVKHQALKRLNRRRSAGEAPVSRLDEVLDRHAAGRSKAFVHVGLSDVKRAFGGDPYALLRSKLTDRFRSVLAPGFTDYFATSGVYHKAHSRPKHGTFGTLFLRDADYRTDDAMKSILVDGPYRFDGCVHSDSYHEDGCFARLVEEDTLIIDVGTPWITCSHLHYFESRAGLEYVTEETFEGVICAEGGECEPVEQTCGVRTSPFYSWNKPKLTRDLERDGVVHRYDLNGLSVICFTLGDLKSSLVPRLNADPSYLVTL
- a CDS encoding phosphoribosyltransferase family protein, whose protein sequence is MNYKRVADLSADAGRFAREDLRDVDLVVGIPRSGLLAANLLCLQLNVPMTDVDGLCENRLFDSGERHADDRSFHDFDSVFVVDDSVRTGSQMTETRRRLEGRDFPFEISYGAVYVSPRGREHVDHWGEVVPMPRVFQWNVIHHPVLNDSCVDIDGVLCRDPTPAENDDGERYRQFLSEVEPAVVPDQRIGHLVTSRLEKYRPETEEWLDAHGFRYDDLVMMDLPSKEVRQARGSHARHKAEAYDATDASLFVESDPRQAAEITRLTDRPVLCYETMEVLHPGRVKRAQRRAGTLASRFRDGPVSFSVAAAGRLFSRGSALIASKFR